DNA from Geobacillus vulcani PSS1:
GCGGCATTGATGCGGCACGCAACTTGGTTGAATATTGCAACCACCCGTCGGGCTCGTATTACAGCGATTTGCGCATTTCCCACGGCTATAAAGAGCCGCATAAAATTAAAACATGGTGTCTAGGCAATGAGATGGACGGTCCGTGGCAAATTGGCCACAAGACAGCCGTTGAGTACGGACGAATCGCTTGTGAAGCGGCCAAAGTGATGAAATGGGTAGATCCGACCATTGAACTTGTTGCGTGCGGAAGTTCAGGCAGAAATATGCCGACGTTTGCGGAATGGGAAGCGACGGTTCTTGATCACACGTATGAGCATGTCGATTATATTTCCCTCCATCAATACTTTGGAAATCGAGATAATGACACGGCGAATTATTTGGCGCTGTCGCTGGAAATGGATGATTTTATCCGTTCGGTTGTGGCCATTGCTGATTACGTGAAGGCGAAAAAACGAAGCAAGAAGACGATTCATCTTTCGTTTGATGAATGGAACGTATGGTACCACTCGAATGAGGCGGATAAGCAAATTGAACCGTGGACCGTCGCGCCGCCTTTGTTGGAGGATATTTATAACTTTGAAGATGCGCTTCTTGTCGGCTGCATGCTCATTACGCTCATGAAACATGCCGATCGGGTGAAAATCGCCTGCTTGGCTCAGTTAGTGAATGTCATTGCACCGATCATGACGGAACCGAACGGGCCGGCATGGAAGCAAACCATTTACTATCCGTTTATGCATGCCTCGGTTTACGGCAGAGGGGTGGCGTTGCACCCAGTTATTTCAAGCCCGAAATACGACAGCAAAGACTTCACAGATGTTCCGTATTTAGAGTCGATCGCTGTTTACAATGAAGAAAAAGAAGAAGTGACGATTTTTGCGGTCAACCGTGATATGGACGATTCGTTATTGCTTGAATGCGATGTCCGCCATTTTGACGATTATCGCGTTATTGAACATATCGTATTGGAACATGAAAACGTGAAACAAACGAATTCCGCGCAATCTTCCCCGGTCGTTCCGCACCGCAACGGCGATGCTCAACTGTCCGGCGGGAAAGTGTCGGCGACGTTGTCGAAGTTATCGTGGAATGTGATTCGTTTAGGAAAACGATAAGGAAATGAAGGCTGGTCTGATGGCCAGCCTCTCCCTTTGAAAACGGGAAGGAGAGACGAAACATGGGGCGTAAAGTTCGCTTTGGTATTATGAGTACAGCGGCCATCGCCAAAGACGTGATGATTCCAGCCATTCGCCGGACGGATCGCGCCGAAGTCGTGGCGATCGCCAGTGAAAGGGGGAAGGCCAGCGAAGCGGCGCGGGGGCTCGGCATTCCGAAGGCGTATGACAGCTACGGACAGCTGATTGATGACCCGGACGTCGACGCGGTGTACATTCCCCTTCCGAACAGCCTGCACGCGGAATGGACGATCAAAGCGGCACAGAAGAAAAAACATGTGCTTTGCGAAAAACCGGCTGCCTTATGTGAAGAGGATGTCCGACGCATGATCGAGGCGTGCGAGAGAAACGATGTTTTATTCATGGAAGCGTTCATGTATCAGTTTCATCCGCAGCATGGGCGCGTCAAACAGCTTCTCGCTGCCGGTGAGATCGGTGACATCACGTACATGCGTGCCCATTTCTCTTTTTATTTGCAAGACCGGGAAACGAATATCCGCATGAACCCTGAGCTTGGCGGGGGAAGCTTGTTCGATGTCGGCTGCTATTGCGTGCACTCAACAAGACACATCCTTGGCGTCGAACCAATCGAATTATTTGTTCAATCCCATTTTGATCCGCACCGTTCGGTCGATTTAACGACGAATGGTTGGATGAGGATGGAAAACGGTGTGCTTGCGCAGTTCACGTGCAGTTTTGACATGCTCTTTCAGAACGAATACGAAGTGGTGGGCACGAAGGGAAAAATCGTTGTCTCGCGGGCGTATCGGCCGGATGTCGATGGCGGTGAGGGGCGGATTACGATCGTAACGGCTGATGGAAGCGAGCATGAGGAAACGGTGTCAGGCGATCAATACGCGCTGCAAATCGAGCACTTCTCGCTCGCTGTTCTTGAAGGCACACCGCTGTTGTATTCGCCAGAGCGCATGATCAAACAAGCGCGGGCGCTCGACGCTTGCCGCACATCGATGAAGACGGGAAACATCGTAAGGTTATAAGGAAGGGGAAGCAACATGAAAGTGACATATGAGAAATGGGCTGGATATAACGGAAAAGACGTGCTTTTGTTTACATTGACCAATGATCACGGCGTAGAATTGTCGGCGATGAACTATGGATGTGTTGTCACGAGGCTATGCGTTCCTGACCGAAACGGCAACATCGAAAATGTCGTGCTCGGGTTCGACCGGTTTGAGCCGTATATTGAAAACGCGCCGTACTTTGGCGCGGTCATTGGCCGCGTGGCGGGGCGCATTCGCGGGGCGAGCTTTGAACTCGAAGGCATCGCGTATCAACTGGCGAAAAACGAAAACAACAACCACCTGCATGGGGGACCGAATGGCTTCCACCGCGTGCTTTGGCGGGCTGAGACCGTTCAACGTGATGATGCGGTCGGCGTCGTTTTTTCGTACACGAGCCCGGACGGAGAGGAAGGGTATCCGGGAACTTTGGAAGTGCAAGTGGCGTACTGGCTGAACAATGACAACGAATGGACGGTGACGTACCGAGCCCGTTCGGACAAAACGACGTTGCTCAACGTGATGAATCATACGTATTTTAACTTAAGCGGCAACGGCAAGCGGGATATTTTGGACCATACGCTGACGATCCAAAGCTCGCGTGTGCTCGAACTAAACGAAGAACTGATTCCGACAGGCCGCGTCTTGGATGTCGCCGGCACGCCGTTTGATTTGCGGCACGGAAAGATGATCCGGGAGGCGGTTGAATCCGGACACCCGCAAATCGAACTCGTCGGCGGGGGCTATGACCATCCGTTTTGGCTCGACCGGCATCATGACAAGGAAATTGTTCTTTCCGACCAAGAGAGCGGACGAACGTTGACGGTGGAGACGGACGAAGTCGGCGTGGTCGTGTACACATCGAACCAGCTGCCGGAAGGAATGGATTTAGGCGGCGTGCCGTCGCGGAAACATCTCGGCATTTGCTTAGAAACGCAAGGGTTGCCGGATGCGGTTCACCATCCGCAGTTTCCCTCGATCGTATTGCCGGCTGACAAGGAGCGGGTATCAACGACGGTCTATCGGTTTGGCGTGCGGACATCATAGACGGATGGGAGGTGGATTGCCCTTGATGGAGGAAATCGCAGGGGTGTTGATTGATCTTGATGGGACGATATGGAGGGGAAATGAACTCATTCCGCAGGCGGAGGAGGCGGTTGCCTACCTCCGCTCTCTTGGAAAACGAATCGTGTTCGTCAGCAATCGCGGCAATTGGTCGCGGCGCATGTGCTATGAACAGTTTACACGATTCGGGGTGGCTGTGGCAGAGGAGGAGATTCTTTTATCTTCGACGGTCACGGCGCAATTTTTGCGCCAACACTATCCGCTCTGTCAAGTTTGGACGCTGGGGGATGAGGGGCTGCGCGAAGAGTTGCGCCTCCACCACGTTCGATTGGCAGCCGTGCCGGAGGAAGCGGACTTTCTCGTTATCACGTTGCATGAGACCGTGACCTATCGAGAGTTAGATTTGGCCTTTCGCGCGGTTTGGCATGGAGCGCGCATCATGGCGACCAATATCGATAAAACGTTTCCGAGTGAACATGGGAATGCCATTGATGTAGCGGGGATGGTCGGGGCGATTGAAGCGGCGACAGCCCGAACAGTGGAAATCGTGTTAGGTAAGCCTTCTTGCTTTATGGCGGAAGCGGCCTTGTGCCAGCTGCAAGTGCCGCCTCACCGTTGTCTCATCATTGGTGACAGTGTGGAGTCAGATCTTCGCATGGGGCGGATGCATGGGATGAAGACTGCTCTTGTGTTGACCGGTAATACAAAGCGGAGTCAGCTTGACGCATTGCGGGCCAAGGAACGGCCCGATTATGTGTTGGACTCGATTGGTGACATCATCCGCTTAGGGAAGGAGATCATGCAGTGAATCAAACATTGGACGGCATCGTTTCATTAGCCAAGCAATGTCAGTGCGGGCATCGTCATTATGATATTCCGATTGAACAAATTGTCGTGAGCCATGAGGCGTTCAAACGGCTGGCAGCTTATTTGCAGTACAAGCGATATAAGAAAGTGGCTGTGGTGGCCGACGCGCGGACGTTTGCGGCGGCGGGACAATCATTGTGTGATGAGCTGGAAAATGAATCGATTCGCTGCAAGGTATGCTTCGTGCAACCGGATGAAAATGGGGATGTCATCGCCGATGAGCGTGCCATCGTGCAAGTGCTGCTAGGAACACCGGACGATGTCGATGCGTTCATTGCCGTAGGGGCGGGAACGATTCACGACATTACCCGTTTTGGCAGTTATAAAATGAAAGTTCCGTTTATTTCGGTTCCTACTGCTCCATCGGTCGATGGATTTACATCCATGGGTGCTCCGCTCATCATTCGCGGGGTGAAAAAAACCATTCAAGCACAGGCGCCGATTGCAGTGTTTGCCGATATTGAAGTGTTGCGGAATGCGCCGAAAGCGATGATCGCTGCTGGGTTTGGTGATATGCTGGCGAAGTATACGTCATTGGCCGACTGGCAGTTTGCCCATTGGATGATGGATGAGCCGTATTGCCCATTCGTCCATCAGTTGACAGAACAGTCGTTGCAAACGTGTGTCGATCACCTCGATGACATTGCCGATGGCGGTGAACAAGGAATTCGTGTATTAATGGATGCGCTGTTGCAGTCGGGCATCGCCATGTTGCTCATGGGTCAATCGTACCCCGCTTCGGGCGCTGAACACCACCTTTCCCACTATTGGGAAATGGAATTTTTGCGCCAGAACAAACGGCAAGTGCTCCATGGCGCAAAAGTGGGAGTATCGACTCCGATCATTGTGGAGCACTATCAACGTGTCTTTTGGCCTTTGTTAAGTGAATTAGAAAAATGCCGAAAGTCCATGGACGAAACGATATGGGAACGGCTCAAAGCGCATACCGCTTCTATTCGGGAGCTGCTTGAATCATTGCCGTCCCCAGAGCGTCTTCGCTCAATGGTAGAGAGAGTAGATGGGGCGGTTGCGCCACAACAGCTCGGTATCGACCACTGGCTAGTAGAGCGTGGTTTGAAAGAAGCCCATCGGTTGCGCCCGAATCGTTTCACGATGCTCTATTGTTTAAACGAATGTCTGTTGAGGGAATGAAGGGGGCTGGTCGGACGGCTTACGAGCCGCAGACGACCAGCTTTTGTTTTGACTCCCTTTGTTTGTGTGCTATACAAATTATTTAGAAACTACTATACTAGTTAATGAAAGAGGTGTTTCTTTCACATATTCTTTTTCATAGTAGGAAGGTACAGGCCATGCTCAGCTACTTAAAAAAATGGAACACGCTGCGAAATCAAATCTTGGTCGTATTCCTATTTGTCATGGTGATTGTGCTGTCTCTCGTCAGCATGATCACCCTCAAGCAAGTGTCCTTGTTGATTCGCCATAACGCGGAAAGCCAAATCAAGCAGACAGCGATGGAAACGAGCGGCCGAATCGATTCACTGTTTGAACAGCTGAATACAGCGACAAAGTTTATGATGACCAATCAAGAAGTCCAGCGATTGTTTGAGCGAATCCATTCGGGAGAGAAAGTGACGTTTCCGGAATTGCAAAGGCTAAAAAGTGTGGTCAATAATATCCAAGCCAACTCTGAAGGCATTTACTCCGTTGAACTCTATACAGAAGATTTGAAGCAAGTGTTTCCTTTAGACAGTTCGATGAAGATGTTTGAACGCCTCAATGTCAAATGGATTTATGAAGCCGATCGGGCCAAAGGAAGGCTCGTTTGGATCGGAGAAGATCCGCGGAATTCTCAGTTTTATTTGGCGATTCGCCGCATTACGTTAATGGAGCGCCAGTTTGTCAACGGGGGGTACTTGCTTGTCCGCATTTATAAACCATATTTTTCAATTACTGAGGTGAACACGGGGCAATACGTCTTCGTTTCCGATCCGGAAGGGAAAATGATTTTTTCGAACACTCCCCACTCCATCGATCTATCTTCGTTAAACGAGCGGACAGCAACGATCATGAATCAAATCGAATATATGGTGACAAAACAGTCTTCCAACAAAGGATTCACCGTTTTCATATTGACTCCTGTCAGCGCTCTGACCAAGGGAATGAACGGGATTCGGCTAGGGATCATTTTCGCCGGCATCATCGGGATGCTTGTTTACTTTTTATGTTCATTGCTTCTGTCAACCGTTATTACACGTCCGATTGTTCAATTGACCAAAACGATGCGGCTGGCGAATGAACGGTTATTAGCTGTTGACCCGCAAATGGTTACAGTCAATGAAATCAGAGAGCTGAACAGCACCTATAACCAATTGGTAAAAGAGACGAATCACTTGATGAAGATGGTGTATCAAAAAGAGATCGTTCGCAGCCAAAGTGAATTGAAAGCGCTTCAGGCCCAAATCAATCCCCACTTCTTATACAACACGCTGGAGTCGTTGCGATGGTCATTAGAAGAAAAAGGGGAAGAAGAGCTGGCCGATGTCGTTGTTTCCATGTCAGAGCTGTTTCGCTATACGATCAGCCGGCATGCGAACGACGACTGGGTCACATTGAAAGAGGAGTTTTGCCACATCGAAAATTATATGGAGATTGTCAAATTCCGTTTTGGTGATCGGATCAAATGGAAGCTATGGCTGTCAAAGGAATGGGAGCAAGTACGGATTCCAAAGTTAATCATTCAACCGTTAGTGGAAAACGCGGTCGTCCACGGATTGGAAAACCGATCGTCTCCTTGTACGATTACGGTCACTGTCAAGCCTGGTTTGGATCGTCATCTTGAGATCATTGTGGAAGATGATGGAGCCGGGATGGACGAAGAAACGCTCAAGGCGGTGAAACAGGCTGTGGATACAGGGGGCCTGGTGTCTAAAAAAGGAAAAGGAATGGCTTTGTATAATGTCAAAAAGCGCCTTCAACTTTATTATCGGGACGAAACGAACACTGGCCTAACGATTGACAGCTGGAAAAACAAGGGCACAAAAGTCACGATCCAAATTCCTATTAATGGAGGTGAAAAAAATGTATGAGAAAACGATTTTAGTTGTCGATGATGAACCAAGGGCGCGAGAAGGAATGAAACGGTTGTTGGAAAAATGGGGCGCTGGCAAGCATCGAATTATCACGGCTGACAACGGTCAAGAAGCGCTTGCCATTTTGCGGCAAGAGCGGGTGCATGTGTTATTGACCGACATCCGGATGCCTGAAATCACGGGGCTTGATGTGCTGGAAGTGCTGAGGAAAAACGATGATTCTCCGGCGGTGATCATCATCTCTGCTTACCCCGATTTCGACTATGCACAAAAAGCCATCAGCCTTGGGGTGCTAAACTATTTGTTAAAACCAGTAAAGAAAAGCGAATTATTTGAAGCGGTAGAAAGAGCGATCCAAATTTCCGAACAAAGAGAAAGAGAACGGGTAATGAAACAGCTGGTTGACGATAAACTGATCAATGCTCTTGACCGCCATTCTCCAACTCGCGAGCCGATTCGCGAGGCCCTCCAGTTTATTGATCAACATCTCAAAGACGATCTATCACTAAAAGAGGTGGCGGAGCATGTCCATCTCAATCCAAGCTATTTCAGCACGCTGTTTAAGGAACAGATGAAGCTTACATTCAGTGAATATCTCACAAGAAGAAGGATGCAACGGGCCAAGGAGCTGCTCGTGACGACGGATATCCCGGTCGCGGAAATTGCCGAAGAGTGCGGTTACAGAACCGCGAAATATTTTATTCAACTGTTTAAGGAAATGGAGGGGATGACTCCAAGCAGCTATCGAAAAAGGCAAAAAGAAAAATAATCTAAAAATACTGGTACTTTTCCTAATGGTTGTTGCCTTTTTCCCCTTTCGCGATGATGGTAGACTGTATTTGCAAGCAAAGAACAGAGAAGGGGGTACAGTTTGTGAAAAAGAAAGCGTTCACATGGCTGGCTTTGTTGATGTTGATGGCAGGATTGGCGTTGTCCGGTTGTTCTTCTTCGTCTAGTGATTCTGCTAACGGAGGGAAATCCGGAGACGGGAAAATCCATTTGAAGTTCATGCACGATTGGCCCAAAGGCAGTTCGACCGCTTACTACAATCTGGTGGAAGAGATTATTAAAGATTATGAAGCGAAACATCCGAATGTCGTCATTGATGTGGAAGTGCTGAACCCGGATCAATATCGAGATAAATTGAAAGTGCTGGCTGCCTCGAATGAATTGCCTGACGTAGGACTGACATGGTCTAACGGCTTCGCTGAGCCGTACGCGACCGGCGGACAATTTGCGCCACTAAATGATATAATCGAAAAAGAATTTAAAGACCAGTTCGTACCTGGAACGGTAGAAGCGTATACCTTTAACGGCAAATCGTATGCGCTTCCAATGGAGATGAATATTACGTACATTTTCTACAACAAAGAGATTTTCAAAAAATATGGCCTTCAAGAACCGAAAACGTTCGAAGATTTGAAAAACATCGGAAAAACGTTGATCAAGCATGGAGTGATTCCGGCAACGGTTGGTTCGAAAGACGGGTGGCCGGCATCGATGTGGTTTATGTACCTTGCTGACCGGATCGGCGGCCCGACGATTTTGACGGATGTCATTCAAGGAAAAGTGAAAATGTCCGATCCAGCTATTGTCAAAGCGGCAAAAGAAGTTCAAAACCTTGTTGACATGGGCTTTTTTGTGAAAGGAAATACAGCCTTCTCCAATGACGATGCCAAAGGCTATTTCCTCAACGAAAAAGCGGCTATGTTCCTAACGGCGACATGGGAGTTGCCCAACTTTACGACCAGCCCGGATGTCCCGCAAGAGTTTAAAGACAAAGTCGGTTACTTTAAATTCCCGCTGTATGAAGGCGGAAAAGGCACGGATATCAACAGCTATGTCGGTGGTCCTGGCTTAGGCGCGTTTGTTGCGGAAAATTCCAAGCATAAGGAACAAGCGAAAGACTTCGCGGTGTACCTTGTCAAAGAATGGGGCAAACGCTCAGTGGAAGGCGCAGGAATTTTACCGGCCACGAAGGTGAATACGGAAGGATTGAACGTGCCGAAAATGTATCTGGATGTGTTGCATGACATCAATAACGCCACCAACATTACGACTTGGTTTGACACCCAAGCGAGCCCGAATGTTTCCGAACTGCATCATGACTTAATGACAGCCTTGTTTGGGAAACAAATCACTCCAGAAGAATTTGCAAAACAGCATGATGAAGCGCTGGCTGAGGAAGCCAATAAATAAAAAAATGCGCACTTTGGGGGCATCAGTGGTAACCTATGCCCCCTTATTTGCAAAGAAGGAGTTATCAGCAATGAAAAACGTCATGTCCAATAAAACAGCCATAATTCTTTATGTTCTGCCGTCGCTTCTTCTCGTCTTGTTTTTAATTTATATCCCGATTGTGCTGACGGGATATTATGGACTGATGGATTGGAGCGGGGTAGGCCAGATGAAGTTCATCGGCCTGGAAAATTATAAAAAGCTGGTCCATGATCAACTGTTTTGGGAAAGCACATGGCACTCCGTCTTGTTGGCGTTATTTTCCGTTCTCAGCTTGATCGGCTATTTAATCGTTTCTTTACTATTGGCCAGCAAGCTGAAGGGAGCGAATCTGTTTCGAAAAATTTACATTATCCCGATGCTCATGTCGTCGGTCGCCATTGCTCAGCTTTGGATGAAGATTTTTGATCCGATGAACGGATTGATCAACAGCTTGTTATCGATGATAGGGGTAAAGGAAACTCCGCTTTGGTTGGCCGATCCTCAGATGGCGTTGTATTCGGTGTTCATTCCGATTGTTTGGCAGTATGCGGGATTTTACATCATCATCATGTATGCCGCTTTGATCAATGTACCTCAAGAATTGATTGAGGCGGCAAGAATCGATGGCGCCAATGCTTTTCAAATCGCCTATAAAATTAAAGTGCCTCTTATTTCTGGAGTGTTAAAAGTATTGGTGATTCTAGCCGTTGTGGGGTCTTTGAAATATTTTGATTTGATTTACGTCATGACCGGAGGCGGCCCGGGGCATGCTACGGAAGTCATTGCTTCTTATATGTATAAAGAAGCGTTTGGGAAGTTCAACTTTGGGTATGGAAGTGCCATCGGGTTTGGGTTGCTGATCCTTAGCATGGGAGCGACATGGGTGATTCAAAAAATGTTGAGAGTAAATCAGGGATAAAAGGAGAATTGACCATGAGAGAAGCAAACATCGCAAATACCGAACATCGTTCTCCTTTACGGCGAATAGCAATAGCGATTCTTTATGCTGTATTGATCGCTGTCGCGCTTCTTCAATTATACCCGTTAGTATGGCTATTCTTGCTGTCGTTGAAAACGAATCAAGAAGTATTTGGAATGTCTCCCTTCGCTTTGCCGAAATCTCCGCGGTGGGAAAATTATATCAATGCGTGGTTTGATGGGGGGATTAACCAATACTTTTTCAATAGTGTCTGGTATACGATTGTTGCTGTTGTATTGACGTTGATTTTAGCCAGCTTTGTCACTTTTGCCTTGACGAGAATGGAGTGGAAATTCAAAGGCGCGGTGTTGGCCTTGTTTATGATTGCTTACATGATTCCGCTTCATTCGACACTCATCCCATTGTTTAATATTTACAATAAAATCAATTTGATCGATAATCCGATTTCGATTATTCTCTCCTATACGACATTCAATTTGCCGATTACGATTATGATTTTGTTAGGATTTTATCAGTCATTGCCGCGGGAAATCGAGGAAGCAGCAGTAATGGATGGCTGCTCTGTTCATCGCATTTTTTTCCGCATCACCTTGCCAATGACGACGCCTGTTCTCGCTACTACCGCGATTATCAACATGATTTACAATTGGAATGAGTTTGTGTTTGTCAACACGTTCATCAGTTCGGAAAAATGGAAAACGATCACAGTCGGAGTCAACAATTTTGTCGGTCAATATCTCACTGACTGGGGCGCGATCGGCGCGACTTTGGTAATCAGCATTTTGCCGATCTTGATTGTGTATTTATTCTTGAGCGATCGAATTATTGAAGGACTCGTGGCTGGTTCG
Protein-coding regions in this window:
- the arfA gene encoding arabinosylfuranosidase ArfA, whose translation is MGMKKATMIIEKDFKIAEIDKRIYGSFIEHLGRAVYGGIYEPGHPQADENGFRQDVIELVKELQVPIIRYPGGNFVSGYNWEDGVGPKEKRPRRLDLAWKSVETNEIGLNEFVDWAKMVGAEVNMAVNLGTRGIDAARNLVEYCNHPSGSYYSDLRISHGYKEPHKIKTWCLGNEMDGPWQIGHKTAVEYGRIACEAAKVMKWVDPTIELVACGSSGRNMPTFAEWEATVLDHTYEHVDYISLHQYFGNRDNDTANYLALSLEMDDFIRSVVAIADYVKAKKRSKKTIHLSFDEWNVWYHSNEADKQIEPWTVAPPLLEDIYNFEDALLVGCMLITLMKHADRVKIACLAQLVNVIAPIMTEPNGPAWKQTIYYPFMHASVYGRGVALHPVISSPKYDSKDFTDVPYLESIAVYNEEKEEVTIFAVNRDMDDSLLLECDVRHFDDYRVIEHIVLEHENVKQTNSAQSSPVVPHRNGDAQLSGGKVSATLSKLSWNVIRLGKR
- a CDS encoding Gfo/Idh/MocA family protein → MGRKVRFGIMSTAAIAKDVMIPAIRRTDRAEVVAIASERGKASEAARGLGIPKAYDSYGQLIDDPDVDAVYIPLPNSLHAEWTIKAAQKKKHVLCEKPAALCEEDVRRMIEACERNDVLFMEAFMYQFHPQHGRVKQLLAAGEIGDITYMRAHFSFYLQDRETNIRMNPELGGGSLFDVGCYCVHSTRHILGVEPIELFVQSHFDPHRSVDLTTNGWMRMENGVLAQFTCSFDMLFQNEYEVVGTKGKIVVSRAYRPDVDGGEGRITIVTADGSEHEETVSGDQYALQIEHFSLAVLEGTPLLYSPERMIKQARALDACRTSMKTGNIVRL
- a CDS encoding aldose epimerase family protein yields the protein MKVTYEKWAGYNGKDVLLFTLTNDHGVELSAMNYGCVVTRLCVPDRNGNIENVVLGFDRFEPYIENAPYFGAVIGRVAGRIRGASFELEGIAYQLAKNENNNHLHGGPNGFHRVLWRAETVQRDDAVGVVFSYTSPDGEEGYPGTLEVQVAYWLNNDNEWTVTYRARSDKTTLLNVMNHTYFNLSGNGKRDILDHTLTIQSSRVLELNEELIPTGRVLDVAGTPFDLRHGKMIREAVESGHPQIELVGGGYDHPFWLDRHHDKEIVLSDQESGRTLTVETDEVGVVVYTSNQLPEGMDLGGVPSRKHLGICLETQGLPDAVHHPQFPSIVLPADKERVSTTVYRFGVRTS
- a CDS encoding HAD-IIA family hydrolase; the protein is MEEIAGVLIDLDGTIWRGNELIPQAEEAVAYLRSLGKRIVFVSNRGNWSRRMCYEQFTRFGVAVAEEEILLSSTVTAQFLRQHYPLCQVWTLGDEGLREELRLHHVRLAAVPEEADFLVITLHETVTYRELDLAFRAVWHGARIMATNIDKTFPSEHGNAIDVAGMVGAIEAATARTVEIVLGKPSCFMAEAALCQLQVPPHRCLIIGDSVESDLRMGRMHGMKTALVLTGNTKRSQLDALRAKERPDYVLDSIGDIIRLGKEIMQ
- a CDS encoding sn-glycerol-1-phosphate dehydrogenase encodes the protein MNQTLDGIVSLAKQCQCGHRHYDIPIEQIVVSHEAFKRLAAYLQYKRYKKVAVVADARTFAAAGQSLCDELENESIRCKVCFVQPDENGDVIADERAIVQVLLGTPDDVDAFIAVGAGTIHDITRFGSYKMKVPFISVPTAPSVDGFTSMGAPLIIRGVKKTIQAQAPIAVFADIEVLRNAPKAMIAAGFGDMLAKYTSLADWQFAHWMMDEPYCPFVHQLTEQSLQTCVDHLDDIADGGEQGIRVLMDALLQSGIAMLLMGQSYPASGAEHHLSHYWEMEFLRQNKRQVLHGAKVGVSTPIIVEHYQRVFWPLLSELEKCRKSMDETIWERLKAHTASIRELLESLPSPERLRSMVERVDGAVAPQQLGIDHWLVERGLKEAHRLRPNRFTMLYCLNECLLRE
- a CDS encoding sensor histidine kinase — protein: MLSYLKKWNTLRNQILVVFLFVMVIVLSLVSMITLKQVSLLIRHNAESQIKQTAMETSGRIDSLFEQLNTATKFMMTNQEVQRLFERIHSGEKVTFPELQRLKSVVNNIQANSEGIYSVELYTEDLKQVFPLDSSMKMFERLNVKWIYEADRAKGRLVWIGEDPRNSQFYLAIRRITLMERQFVNGGYLLVRIYKPYFSITEVNTGQYVFVSDPEGKMIFSNTPHSIDLSSLNERTATIMNQIEYMVTKQSSNKGFTVFILTPVSALTKGMNGIRLGIIFAGIIGMLVYFLCSLLLSTVITRPIVQLTKTMRLANERLLAVDPQMVTVNEIRELNSTYNQLVKETNHLMKMVYQKEIVRSQSELKALQAQINPHFLYNTLESLRWSLEEKGEEELADVVVSMSELFRYTISRHANDDWVTLKEEFCHIENYMEIVKFRFGDRIKWKLWLSKEWEQVRIPKLIIQPLVENAVVHGLENRSSPCTITVTVKPGLDRHLEIIVEDDGAGMDEETLKAVKQAVDTGGLVSKKGKGMALYNVKKRLQLYYRDETNTGLTIDSWKNKGTKVTIQIPINGGEKNV
- a CDS encoding response regulator transcription factor, with translation MYEKTILVVDDEPRAREGMKRLLEKWGAGKHRIITADNGQEALAILRQERVHVLLTDIRMPEITGLDVLEVLRKNDDSPAVIIISAYPDFDYAQKAISLGVLNYLLKPVKKSELFEAVERAIQISEQRERERVMKQLVDDKLINALDRHSPTREPIREALQFIDQHLKDDLSLKEVAEHVHLNPSYFSTLFKEQMKLTFSEYLTRRRMQRAKELLVTTDIPVAEIAEECGYRTAKYFIQLFKEMEGMTPSSYRKRQKEK
- a CDS encoding extracellular solute-binding protein, which translates into the protein MKKKAFTWLALLMLMAGLALSGCSSSSSDSANGGKSGDGKIHLKFMHDWPKGSSTAYYNLVEEIIKDYEAKHPNVVIDVEVLNPDQYRDKLKVLAASNELPDVGLTWSNGFAEPYATGGQFAPLNDIIEKEFKDQFVPGTVEAYTFNGKSYALPMEMNITYIFYNKEIFKKYGLQEPKTFEDLKNIGKTLIKHGVIPATVGSKDGWPASMWFMYLADRIGGPTILTDVIQGKVKMSDPAIVKAAKEVQNLVDMGFFVKGNTAFSNDDAKGYFLNEKAAMFLTATWELPNFTTSPDVPQEFKDKVGYFKFPLYEGGKGTDINSYVGGPGLGAFVAENSKHKEQAKDFAVYLVKEWGKRSVEGAGILPATKVNTEGLNVPKMYLDVLHDINNATNITTWFDTQASPNVSELHHDLMTALFGKQITPEEFAKQHDEALAEEANK
- a CDS encoding carbohydrate ABC transporter permease — protein: MKNVMSNKTAIILYVLPSLLLVLFLIYIPIVLTGYYGLMDWSGVGQMKFIGLENYKKLVHDQLFWESTWHSVLLALFSVLSLIGYLIVSLLLASKLKGANLFRKIYIIPMLMSSVAIAQLWMKIFDPMNGLINSLLSMIGVKETPLWLADPQMALYSVFIPIVWQYAGFYIIIMYAALINVPQELIEAARIDGANAFQIAYKIKVPLISGVLKVLVILAVVGSLKYFDLIYVMTGGGPGHATEVIASYMYKEAFGKFNFGYGSAIGFGLLILSMGATWVIQKMLRVNQG
- a CDS encoding carbohydrate ABC transporter permease, with protein sequence MREANIANTEHRSPLRRIAIAILYAVLIAVALLQLYPLVWLFLLSLKTNQEVFGMSPFALPKSPRWENYINAWFDGGINQYFFNSVWYTIVAVVLTLILASFVTFALTRMEWKFKGAVLALFMIAYMIPLHSTLIPLFNIYNKINLIDNPISIILSYTTFNLPITIMILLGFYQSLPREIEEAAVMDGCSVHRIFFRITLPMTTPVLATTAIINMIYNWNEFVFVNTFISSEKWKTITVGVNNFVGQYLTDWGAIGATLVISILPILIVYLFLSDRIIEGLVAGSVKG